In a genomic window of Deinococcus ruber:
- a CDS encoding gamma-glutamyltransferase family protein, translating into MILSAHPRSPVYARRGMVATSQPLASQAGLSMLQAGGNAVDAAIATAAALTVLEPTSNGIGGDNFALLWMDGELHGLNASGAAPAALSLDALPGGTMPRHGWLPVTVPGAVRGWADLHTRFGRLPFAQVLAPAIDYARHGFPLSPVVAHNWARAIQIYSTLKLPILDEWFATFAPPGFVPRPGAVWASEPHAATLERIAASTGQDFYEGELAARIDRHAAETGGLLRASDLAAHRSEWVQPIGTDYRGHRVWELPPNGQGVTALIALGILNGLDLPDERASVESLHLQIEAIKLAFREAHTHVADPHYAEVPLERLLSSFHHDVLRSRIGETALDPHTDSPGAGGTVYLATADSDGGMVSFIQSNYMGFGSGVVVPGTGIGLHNRGHNFSLDPQHPNALEPGKRPYHTIIPGFLTRDGAPVGPFGVMGGFMQPQGHVQVIVNALRYGLNPQQALDAPRWQWLDGRRVEVEHALGAGLSRELAARGHVVSVQLDPGAFGRGQVIWRDPQTGVLVGGTEGRADGLIAAF; encoded by the coding sequence ATGATCCTTTCCGCTCATCCGCGTTCACCGGTCTATGCCCGGCGGGGCATGGTCGCCACCTCGCAGCCGCTGGCGTCTCAGGCGGGCCTGAGCATGTTGCAGGCGGGGGGCAACGCCGTCGACGCCGCCATCGCCACAGCGGCGGCCCTGACGGTTCTGGAGCCGACCAGCAACGGCATCGGCGGCGATAATTTCGCCCTGCTGTGGATGGACGGCGAGCTGCATGGTCTGAATGCCAGCGGCGCGGCTCCGGCGGCCCTGAGTCTCGACGCGTTGCCGGGCGGCACCATGCCGCGTCACGGCTGGCTTCCCGTGACGGTGCCGGGAGCGGTGCGCGGCTGGGCCGATCTGCACACTCGCTTTGGGCGGCTGCCCTTCGCGCAGGTGCTGGCTCCGGCGATTGACTACGCCCGGCACGGCTTTCCGCTCAGCCCGGTGGTGGCGCACAACTGGGCGCGGGCCATTCAGATCTACAGCACCCTCAAACTGCCCATTCTCGACGAATGGTTTGCCACCTTCGCGCCGCCCGGCTTTGTGCCCCGGCCCGGCGCGGTGTGGGCCAGCGAGCCGCACGCCGCCACGCTGGAGCGCATTGCCGCCAGCACGGGGCAGGACTTCTATGAAGGCGAACTGGCTGCCCGCATCGACCGGCACGCGGCAGAAACAGGCGGCCTGTTGCGGGCGTCCGATCTGGCGGCCCACCGCAGCGAGTGGGTGCAGCCCATCGGCACCGACTACCGGGGCCACCGCGTCTGGGAACTGCCGCCCAACGGTCAGGGCGTCACGGCGCTGATTGCGCTGGGCATTCTGAACGGGCTGGACCTGCCCGACGAGCGGGCTTCGGTGGAAAGCCTGCACCTTCAGATCGAGGCGATCAAACTGGCCTTCCGCGAGGCGCATACCCATGTGGCCGACCCGCACTATGCAGAGGTGCCGCTGGAACGGCTGCTGTCTTCGTTTCACCACGACGTACTGCGCTCGCGCATCGGCGAAACCGCCCTCGACCCGCACACCGATTCTCCGGGCGCGGGCGGCACCGTCTATCTGGCGACTGCCGACAGCGACGGCGGCATGGTCAGCTTCATCCAGAGCAACTACATGGGCTTTGGCAGCGGCGTGGTCGTGCCGGGAACAGGCATCGGGCTGCACAACCGGGGCCATAATTTCAGCCTCGACCCCCAGCATCCCAACGCGCTGGAGCCGGGCAAACGGCCCTATCACACCATCATCCCCGGCTTTCTGACCCGAGACGGCGCACCCGTCGGGCCATTCGGCGTGATGGGCGGTTTTATGCAGCCGCAGGGACATGTGCAGGTGATCGTGAATGCCCTGAGATATGGCCTGAACCCGCAGCAGGCGCTCGACGCTCCGCGCTGGCAGTGGCTGGATGGGCGGCGGGTGGAAGTCGAGCACGCGCTGGGTGCGGGTCTGAGCCGCGAGCTGGCGGCGCGGGGGCATGTGGTGTCGGTGCAGCTCGACCCCGGAGCCTTTGGGCGCGGGCAGGTCATCTGGCGCGATCCGCAGACGGGCGTGCTGGTGGGCGGTACGGAAGGGCGGGCCGATGGGCTGATCGCCGCATTTTAA
- a CDS encoding DUF4357 domain-containing protein, translating into LGPKARSRQPFMKLQDVSQAPERVRQAVMEIAGWLTTTPNPGEAVVRQAIALRLLQACGFDIWNPQTVIPEETDKAGFRPDLRMVAGEHGFVLELKGMNVGIHEKDYSQVASYAGLRGIRWAMLTDGRVWVVLDEHLKGPYLKREVLKLELNRQDAAPFAEDITLLLDEQRWRSGTFEESLTQILARQQRRQDVAQVLKESRPVVEKVQREYGIGTFENAVAASLKMGLITAAGRDSLLGIGTNPDQHVENTNLKHEKTPQINQIRTDTRKAIKKVPVVFSYRVEEATAQAFYSPETGRWIVTSGSTVVSEVKSYARGVAKSRSNLLAAGKLERLDDGRLRFTQDVEYLSPSAAAGDISGGAKNGWDVWKDEHGRSAQYHRPQQS; encoded by the coding sequence TTGGGGCCAAAAGCACGTTCCAGACAGCCTTTTATGAAACTGCAAGATGTGAGTCAAGCCCCCGAAAGAGTGCGCCAAGCCGTCATGGAGATCGCCGGATGGCTGACAACCACTCCGAATCCGGGTGAGGCGGTGGTTCGTCAGGCAATTGCGCTTCGGTTGTTGCAGGCATGCGGATTCGATATATGGAATCCGCAAACAGTCATTCCTGAAGAAACCGATAAGGCTGGCTTTCGCCCTGATCTGCGAATGGTGGCCGGAGAGCATGGGTTTGTGCTCGAACTGAAAGGAATGAATGTTGGGATACATGAAAAAGACTATTCTCAGGTGGCGAGCTACGCTGGTTTAAGGGGAATCCGCTGGGCGATGCTGACTGATGGCCGTGTATGGGTGGTGCTCGACGAACATCTGAAAGGCCCGTATCTGAAACGGGAAGTATTGAAACTCGAACTGAATCGGCAGGACGCTGCCCCGTTCGCAGAAGACATTACCCTGCTGCTTGACGAGCAGCGCTGGCGTTCCGGAACCTTTGAAGAGTCGCTGACACAGATTCTTGCTCGGCAGCAGCGGCGACAGGATGTGGCACAGGTCTTGAAGGAAAGCCGTCCTGTTGTCGAGAAAGTGCAGCGGGAATACGGCATCGGCACATTTGAAAACGCTGTCGCCGCTTCTCTCAAAATGGGCCTGATTACCGCAGCAGGGCGAGATAGTTTATTGGGCATCGGTACTAACCCCGATCAGCACGTCGAGAATACGAATTTGAAGCATGAAAAGACCCCTCAGATCAATCAGATCAGAACAGACACCAGAAAGGCGATCAAAAAAGTCCCCGTCGTTTTCTCTTATCGAGTAGAGGAGGCGACAGCTCAGGCTTTCTATTCTCCAGAAACGGGCCGGTGGATCGTGACATCGGGCAGCACGGTGGTGAGCGAAGTGAAATCGTATGCCAGAGGCGTTGCAAAGAGCCGGTCGAATCTGCTCGCAGCCGGAAAACTCGAACGTCTGGACGATGGACGTCTGCGCTTTACCCAGGATGTCGAGTATCTGTCTCCGAGTGCCGCAGCGGGCGACATTTCAGGCGGGGCCAAAAACGGTTGGGATGTCTGGAAAGATGAACACGGACGGTCTGCTCAATATCACCGCCCTCAGCAAAGCTAG
- the nudC gene encoding NAD(+) diphosphatase, with protein sequence MSAPDLSAANRSTEPYDPFSNGHGFTPNAVAPAQVSSDALWLIFNADSLLLTPALELPATRPEGVQGDIYLGQQDGRQVWAARLAELPADGFKFHRLRGLYGRISDALWLLGGYGYQIVEWDRTHHYCGYCATPTVRGDSERVRRCPNCGLSVYPRLAPAVMVLLTRMHQGRPQILLCRSPQFPPGMYSANAGFVEPSETVEHAAHREMKEETNLDIKNLRYFDSQPWPFPHSLMLAFTAEYVSPEEGGGEIVPQPGEIEEARWFFHDELPQLPGRASISRRLIESVVGEIREGE encoded by the coding sequence GTGAGTGCCCCCGACCTGTCTGCCGCCAACCGAAGTACCGAACCCTACGATCCGTTTTCGAATGGGCATGGATTCACGCCTAACGCGGTGGCTCCGGCTCAGGTGTCGTCCGACGCGCTGTGGCTGATTTTCAACGCCGACAGCCTGCTGCTTACGCCCGCGCTGGAGCTGCCAGCGACCCGGCCCGAAGGCGTGCAGGGCGACATCTATCTTGGCCAGCAGGACGGGCGGCAGGTCTGGGCGGCGCGGCTGGCGGAGCTGCCCGCAGACGGGTTCAAGTTTCATAGGTTGCGCGGCCTGTACGGGCGCATTTCCGACGCGCTGTGGCTGCTGGGCGGCTACGGCTATCAGATCGTGGAATGGGACAGAACGCACCACTACTGCGGCTACTGTGCCACCCCCACCGTGCGCGGCGACTCGGAGCGCGTGCGCCGCTGCCCCAACTGCGGCCTGAGCGTGTATCCGCGCCTCGCGCCTGCGGTCATGGTGCTGCTGACGCGCATGCACCAGGGGCGGCCTCAGATTCTGCTGTGCCGCTCTCCCCAGTTTCCGCCGGGCATGTACAGCGCCAACGCCGGATTCGTCGAGCCAAGCGAAACGGTGGAACACGCCGCCCACCGCGAGATGAAGGAAGAAACCAACCTCGACATCAAAAATCTGCGCTACTTCGACTCGCAGCCCTGGCCCTTTCCGCACAGCCTGATGCTGGCCTTTACCGCCGAGTACGTCAGCCCGGAAGAGGGGGGCGGCGAAATCGTGCCGCAGCCGGGCGAGATCGAGGAGGCCCGCTGGTTTTTCCACGACGAGTTGCCGCAGTTGCCGGGGCGGGCGAGCATTTCCAGAAGACTCATCGAATCGGTGGTGGGGGAGATTCGGGAAGGGGAATGA